One genomic segment of Vulpes lagopus strain Blue_001 chromosome 9, ASM1834538v1, whole genome shotgun sequence includes these proteins:
- the PLAG1 gene encoding zinc finger protein PLAG1 isoform X1 codes for MATVIPGDLSEVRDTQKVPSGKRKRGETKPRKNFPCQLCDKAFNSVEKLKVHSYSHTGERPYKCIQQDCTKAFVSKYKLQRHMATHSPEKTHKCNYCEKMFHRKDHLKNHLHTHDPNKETFKCEECGKNYNTKLGFKRHLALHAATSGDLTCKVCLQTFESTGVLLEHLKSHAGKSSGGAKEKKHQCEHCDRRFYTRKDVRRHMVVHTGRKDFLCQYCAQRFGRKDHLTRHMKKSHNQELLKVKTEPVDFLDPFTCNVSVPIKDELLPVMSLPSSELLSKPFTNTLQLNLYNTPFQSMQSSGPAHQMITTLPLGMTCPIDMDAVHPSHHLSFKYPFSSTSYAISIPEKEQPLKGEIESYLMELQGGVPSSSQDSQASSSKLGLDPQVGSLDDGAGDLSLSKSSISISDPLNTPALDFSQLFNFIPLNGPPYNPISVGSLGMSYSQEEAHSSVSQLPPQTQDLQDPANTLGLSSLHSLSAAFTSSFSTSTTLPRFHQAFQ; via the exons ATGGCCACTGTCATTCCTGGTGATTTGTCAGAAGTAAGAGATACCCAGAAAGTCCCTTCAGGGAAACGTAAGCGTGGTGAAACCAAACCAAGAAAAAACTTTCCTTGCCAACTGTGTGACAAGGCCTTTAACAGTGTTGAGAAATTAAAGGTTCACTCCTACTCTCACACAGGAGAGAGGCCCTACAAGTGCATACAACAAGACTGCACCAAGGCCTTTGTTTCTAAGTACAAATTACAAAG GCACATGGCTACTCACTCTCCTGAGAAAACCCACAAGTGTAATTATTGTGAAAAAATGTTTCACCGGAAAGATCACCTGAAGAATCACCTCCATACGCACGACCCTAACAAAGAGACGTTTAAGTGTGAAGAATGCGGCAAGAACTACAACACTAAGCTCGGGTTCAAACGTCACCTGGCCCTGCATGCCGCGACCAGTGGTGACCTCACCTGCAAGGTCTGTCTGCAGACTTTTGAAAGCACGGGAGTGCTGCTAGAGCACCTTAAATCTCATGCGGGCAAGTCATCTGGTGGGGCGAAGGAGAAGAAGCACCAGTGCGAGCACTGTGATCGCCGCTTCTACACCCGGAAGGATGTCCGGAGACACATGGTGGTGCACACAGGAAGGAAGGACTTCCTCTGTCAGTACTGTGCACAGAGATTCGGGCGGAAGGATCACCTGACACGACACATGAAGAAGAGTCACAATCAAGAACTTCTGAAGGTCAAAACCGAACCGGTGGACTTTCTGGATCCATTTACCTGCAACGTTTCTGTGCCTATAAAAGATGAGCTCCTCCCGGTGATGTCCTTACCTTCCAGTGAACTGTTGTCAAAGCCATTCACAAACACTTTGCAGCTAAACCTCTATAACACTCCGTTTCAGTCCATGCAGAGCTCGGGACCTGCTCACCAGATGATCACGACTTTACCCTTGGGAATGACGTGCCCCATAGATATGGATGCTGTCCATCCTTCTCACCACCTTTCTTTCAAATACCCATTCAGCTCTACCTCATACGCCATTTCTATTCCTGAGAAAGAACAGCCACTAAAGGGGGAGATTGAGAGTTATCTGATGGAGCTACAAGGTGGCGTGCCCTCTTCGTCCCAGGATTCCCAAGCATCGTCATCTAAGCTAGGGTTGGATCCTCAGGTCGGGTCCCTCGATGATGGTGCAGGGGACCTTTCCCTGTCAAAAAGCTCTATCTCTATCAGTGACCCCCTAAACACACCAGCCTTGGATTTTTCCCAGTTGTTCAATTTCATACCCCTAAATGGCCCTCCCTATAATCCTATATCGGTGGGGAGCCTCGGAATGAGCTATTCCCAAGAAGAAGCCCATTCTTCTGTGTCTCAGCTGCCCCCCCAGACACAGGATCTTCAGGATCCTGCAAACACCCTAGGTCTCAGCTCCCTGCACTCTCTGTCAGCAGCATTCACCAGTAGCTTCAGCACAAGCACCACACTGCCACGTTTCCATCAAGCTTTTCAGTAG
- the PLAG1 gene encoding zinc finger protein PLAG1 isoform X2, which yields MATHSPEKTHKCNYCEKMFHRKDHLKNHLHTHDPNKETFKCEECGKNYNTKLGFKRHLALHAATSGDLTCKVCLQTFESTGVLLEHLKSHAGKSSGGAKEKKHQCEHCDRRFYTRKDVRRHMVVHTGRKDFLCQYCAQRFGRKDHLTRHMKKSHNQELLKVKTEPVDFLDPFTCNVSVPIKDELLPVMSLPSSELLSKPFTNTLQLNLYNTPFQSMQSSGPAHQMITTLPLGMTCPIDMDAVHPSHHLSFKYPFSSTSYAISIPEKEQPLKGEIESYLMELQGGVPSSSQDSQASSSKLGLDPQVGSLDDGAGDLSLSKSSISISDPLNTPALDFSQLFNFIPLNGPPYNPISVGSLGMSYSQEEAHSSVSQLPPQTQDLQDPANTLGLSSLHSLSAAFTSSFSTSTTLPRFHQAFQ from the coding sequence ATGGCTACTCACTCTCCTGAGAAAACCCACAAGTGTAATTATTGTGAAAAAATGTTTCACCGGAAAGATCACCTGAAGAATCACCTCCATACGCACGACCCTAACAAAGAGACGTTTAAGTGTGAAGAATGCGGCAAGAACTACAACACTAAGCTCGGGTTCAAACGTCACCTGGCCCTGCATGCCGCGACCAGTGGTGACCTCACCTGCAAGGTCTGTCTGCAGACTTTTGAAAGCACGGGAGTGCTGCTAGAGCACCTTAAATCTCATGCGGGCAAGTCATCTGGTGGGGCGAAGGAGAAGAAGCACCAGTGCGAGCACTGTGATCGCCGCTTCTACACCCGGAAGGATGTCCGGAGACACATGGTGGTGCACACAGGAAGGAAGGACTTCCTCTGTCAGTACTGTGCACAGAGATTCGGGCGGAAGGATCACCTGACACGACACATGAAGAAGAGTCACAATCAAGAACTTCTGAAGGTCAAAACCGAACCGGTGGACTTTCTGGATCCATTTACCTGCAACGTTTCTGTGCCTATAAAAGATGAGCTCCTCCCGGTGATGTCCTTACCTTCCAGTGAACTGTTGTCAAAGCCATTCACAAACACTTTGCAGCTAAACCTCTATAACACTCCGTTTCAGTCCATGCAGAGCTCGGGACCTGCTCACCAGATGATCACGACTTTACCCTTGGGAATGACGTGCCCCATAGATATGGATGCTGTCCATCCTTCTCACCACCTTTCTTTCAAATACCCATTCAGCTCTACCTCATACGCCATTTCTATTCCTGAGAAAGAACAGCCACTAAAGGGGGAGATTGAGAGTTATCTGATGGAGCTACAAGGTGGCGTGCCCTCTTCGTCCCAGGATTCCCAAGCATCGTCATCTAAGCTAGGGTTGGATCCTCAGGTCGGGTCCCTCGATGATGGTGCAGGGGACCTTTCCCTGTCAAAAAGCTCTATCTCTATCAGTGACCCCCTAAACACACCAGCCTTGGATTTTTCCCAGTTGTTCAATTTCATACCCCTAAATGGCCCTCCCTATAATCCTATATCGGTGGGGAGCCTCGGAATGAGCTATTCCCAAGAAGAAGCCCATTCTTCTGTGTCTCAGCTGCCCCCCCAGACACAGGATCTTCAGGATCCTGCAAACACCCTAGGTCTCAGCTCCCTGCACTCTCTGTCAGCAGCATTCACCAGTAGCTTCAGCACAAGCACCACACTGCCACGTTTCCATCAAGCTTTTCAGTAG